Part of the Acomys russatus chromosome 19, mAcoRus1.1, whole genome shotgun sequence genome, aaagtcattttaagtcaccatggtggtgcatgcttctaTTTCCCAACTCAAAAGACTTGAGACAGGAGAATAGCTGCGGTGGTTAGAGTccggtgagtttcaggccaatgCGGGTTTACAACTcagatcctttctcaaaataaaagtcaTCGTAGTGCCTAAGACATCACCGCTACACACAACATACTCATCTTTTACTCAAAACTTAAAGTAGACCCAAACTCTGGCCATTTTCCTCCTGCTGGGCACACTTCATAAAATACACGAAGgagaaaaatccaagaaatcagaTAGGTTAAGTGCTGGTACCTTCCTCTTCCAGAGTAGGGTCAAATGAGTGTCTACCCGCAAATGTCACTGTCACTGCCTCCAGAAGGCTGCCCATTCTCCTTAACTCTACGGAGTACAAAAAGGCCTGAGCTCCGAAAACACCTGTCCCGAGCAACCCGGACGGCGGTAGGGAAAGCCATCCCCAGGAGCGTATAGCCTAAGACGTAGCCCCGCGGCAGCGGAGGTCCGAAGaccccgggggcgggggggtggacGCTGGCTCCGCCGATCCGAGCATCGGGGTCTTCACTCGCCTCGCGCGGCGACAACGGGGAGACAAGTCACGCCGGCCAGGACGCGCCCGCGCCCTCCCGGTTGCACTGTGCCACCTCATCCCGGAGGCCTGCCCCTCGGCCGCCGCCCCCCCGGTCGCCACCGTCCGTGTCGTGGCCCGGGCCCGCTCCCTCAGGCCGGAGCACCCCGCGCGCTTCCCCggctactccccacccccccgcgTCCGCCCGCCGCCGCCCGCGTCGCGCTCCCCTCACTCAAGCCGGGCTACCTGGAGGCCAGGGCGGCGGAGCACTTCACCCAGGGCCCCAGGTCGCAGAGGGCCCGGTGCTCCGggtccctctccttctcccgcTCCACGTGGTAGGCGTAGATGGAGAGCAGGATCCCGGCGGCGCACACTGCATACCGGGCCACCCGTTCCCACCGCGGCACCGACACTCTCAGCAGGACGGGCGCCGccatcttcccccctcctcctcctccgccgccgccgccgccgcctccctcCGCCTCCACCTCAGACGCCGCCGCCCGTCGGGGCCCGACccagccgccgccgctgccgccaccgcctccgccgccgccgccgccgccaccgccaccgccgcgcCCCATTGGCTCGGTCGCCTCCTCCGGGCCCCGCCCCCACAGGCGCGCGGCCCAACCGCCCCGAGAGGAGTGAGGCGGACTGGGCGGGGAAGGCGCGCGCGGGCACGGAGGGAGGGGCGGAGCGCGCAACCGCCAGGGAGGCGGTGCGGCGCATGCGGAGGGCGGGGTCTGAGGGAGGAAAAGTGCTTGAGAGGGGGCGGGGTTTGACCAGAATTGGGGCGGGGCAAGAAAGGCGCACTTAAGTGTGGCGGGAGGAGGCGGAGCGCGTAACAGCAGGGAGGCGGCGCGGCGCATGCGGAAGGCGGGACTGACCAAGTGGGCGCGGTTTGGTTTAAAAGAGGCGGGGTGGGGCAAAAAGGGCGCGGGCGGGGAAGAGGCGGAGGTTGCAACCAGCCAGGGCTGCGTGGCGCAAGCGGAAGGCGGGACTGAGAAATGGGGTTCATTAGACTGGAAGGCGCGGTCAGAAAAGAGGCGGGGCAAAGTGGGGCGGGCGCGTAGGGAGGGGCGGAGCGCAAAACACTGGCGTGCTGGAGGGGGGCGCAGGGGCGTGGCCAGGAGAGGTGAGAGGTGTGGCAGAGGAAAGGGGGTGAGGCGCGAGGTGCCTTGGCTTAGCCTTTAGGGGGCTGTTGCAAGGGATGTATTTCAAAGATTACTGTTGTGCATGACTGGGCAAGCTCTTGGCCCTTGCTAGCAATCAattgccttccctccctcccccccatttttcgTCGTTATCACTTGATATTTTTTATCCAATCCAAATTATCCCTGACCAATGGCTCCAGAGCTCCAGAGACACGTTTTCGTGACATGATCTTTCCGAGGCACCACCTCCAAGTCATCCTGTGTTCAACATGTgaaaaacttttttcttaaatgttcaaaactatttttaaatgttaaaaatgggTTCATGAATACTTCTCTATAATTTGGATTTGATGTGGCTTTATCATAATATATTCAGAAAGGATAAAAATGatctaaaaaaaatcaagacttgGAAAAGAGGGAAATCGAAAGAAAACGAAAGGGGAGACGGCAAATAAGCAGACCGTGGGGCCTTGCAGAATTGTTAAAATCGAGCCATG contains:
- the Vkorc1l1 gene encoding vitamin K epoxide reductase complex subunit 1-like protein 1 isoform X2 codes for the protein MAAPVLLRVSVPRWERVARYAVCAAGILLSIYAYHVEREKERDPEHRALCDLGPWVKCSAALASRHDSQRSCSSGPHDLLHRVCGGVFVPGLHSVLCAEGVLHHQRHHICAELHSPHHQLQTTSLLE